The genomic segment TTGGGTTCAAAAAGCAACGAATGAGCAAGTTATGTTTTTAGATGACTATATTGGTTTAATTAAAAATTTATTTGATAGCGCTTTTTAACAAAAAATCATCTATATCTAAAATATGCACATTTTCAAGCTGATATCTGATCAATTACTTATTTAGGATAGGTAGTTGATCAGGTTTTTTATGTACCAATTATAGAACACGCCTTATTTGCCAGTAGGTATTTTTCCAGTACGGGTTATCTAAACTAGAAATAATAACGCCCTTAGATGTAGATGCATGCATAAATTGTCTGCTCCCTACATATATACCAACATGTCTTACCTTTGTACTGGTTTTAAAGAAAATCAAATCTCCTTTTTTAGCGTTATCTAAGTTGATTCTCACCCCTAATGAAAGTTGATGTTCCGTTGTTCTAGGCAATGATTGCTGATGTAAAGTACGGAATGCATCTTGTGTAAAAGCAGAACAATCTACTCCCTTTTTATTTGTACCACCGTATCGATAGGGGACACCTTTCCATTCTTGAAAGTAGTCATGGTATCCATCTGATTGAGGTAAATTGAGCTCTTTTATTTTAATCGTTTGTGATGAAGATACAGCTTGTTGTGTTGTAGCCTGCTTTATTGGGGGAGTAGTTGATGAGCACCCAATTAATGTCAGAATCAAACTGCTAAAGATGATTTTTTGAATCATGATAAATCCTAAATAAAAGAGTATATGTTTTATTTGACCTAACTTAACAGAGAAAATCAATACTCGTTCGCAAATTAAGGTAAGCAACATGTTTCATATGATGCTAACTATGAGTCCATGTTAACCTTAAGTTCTGCATTATGTTTTTATAATGGTTGTTTTAACTACAAATGAAATATTTTGTGACATTTATCGCTTTCCTTGGTTTTTACAATCATGTAACCTCTGCGTGAATTTTGGAAGTACTTACTTTTAACTTAATCCCTCATTCTTTAACGATTTAATCCAGAATGGGATGTTTTATTTAGAAGGTAAGACAAAAACAAGGAGTTACAGATGAGTTCGTCTGCATCGCAACAACAGAATCAACAGCAGCCAAAAAGGCCGTTGTTTACACGTTTTCTTGATTCGGTAGAATATTTAGGAAACCTATTACCACACCCAATTACCCTTTTTGCAATCTTTTGTGTGGCAATTTTAGTTTCATCAGGTATCGCTGGTTACTTTGAATTATCAGTAATTGATCCTCGCCCTGAAGGGGCAAAAGGCCGAGCAGCTGATGGTATGATCCACGTAGTTAGCTTATTTAATGCTGAAGGCTTACAACTTATCGTTACTAACTTAGTGAAAAACTTTGTTGGTTTCGCACCGCTAGGTACAGTTCTTGTTGCAATGCTTGGTGTTGCAATCGCAGAGCACTCAGGCATGTTATCTGCTGCTATGCGTGGCATGGTTATGGGCGCATCTAAGCGTATGGTTACAGTAACGGTTGTATTTGCAGGTATTATTTCTAATACGGCATCTGAGCTTGGTTACGTAGTACTTATCCCGTTAGCTGCAATGCTTTTCCACTCACTAGGTCGTCACCCGTTAGCAGGTCTTGCTGCGGCGTTTGCTGGTGTATCAGGTGGTTATTCTGCAAACCTTCTAATCGGTACGGTTGATCCACTGCTTTCTGGTATTACAGAAACAGCAGCACAAATGATTGACCCAACTTATACGGTTGGTCCTGAAGCAAACTGGTACTTCATGTTTGTTTCTACATTCTTTATCGCAATCACTGGTGCGTTTGTAACAGAGAAAATTGTTGAGCCAAAACTTGGTAAATATAACGATGAAGAAGCGTCAGAAGATTTATCAAACGATAAGATGGGTAAGCTAACTGCTATTGAGAAGAAAGGTCTTAAATTTGCAGGTGTTGCTGTTCTTGTTGTGAGTGCATTACTTGCATGGACGATTGTTCCTGAAGATGGTGTATTACGTTCAGCAACAGGTACGGTTGCAGGCTCTCCATTCTTGAAAAGTATTGTGGCATTCATCTTTGTATTCTTCGCGGTTCCTGGCTTTGTTTACGGTAAAATTACTGGTTCAATGAAGAATGATCGTGACGTAATCAATGCAATGGCAACATCAATGTCTTCAATGGGCATGTACATTGTTCTTGTATTCTTTGCTGCACAGTTCGTTGCTTTCTTTAAGTGGACTAACTTTGGTCAAGTAATTGCGGTAGGTGGTGCGAGCTTCCTACAAGATATCGGTCTTACTGGCCCAATGCTATTCTTCGCATTCATCTTAATGTGTGGCTTCATTAACTTAATGATCGGTTCAGCATCTGCACAGTGGGCAGTAACAGCACCAATCTTTGTTCCAATGTTAATGCTAGTAGGTTACGCACCAGAGACAATTCAAGCGGCTTACCGTATTGGTGATTCAACAACGAACATCATCACACCAATGATGAGCTACTTCGGTCTTATTCTTGCTGTAGCAACACGTTACATGAAGAATTTAGGTATCGGTACACTGATTGCAACAATGTTACCTTATTCAATGGTATTCATGTTTGGTTGGAGTATCTTGTTCTACCTATGGGTATTCGTATTCGGTCTACCAGTAGGTCCAGGCGCAGCAACGTTCTACACGCCATAGTCGGCTATAGAATAAGCGCTTAGAAAAGCATAAAATGAAAGACATAAAAAAGGCGATCTTCGGATCGCCTTTTTATTTGCATAATAAAACTGAGAAAGGATAATGACGATATTCAAAATAGGAAGGTGTGGCTGTAATGCGTCTTGATAAGTTCGTTTGTAAAAGTACAGAGTTAACCAAAGATCAGGTATTAGAGCGTATTCATATGGGAAGGGTTGTTGTTAATAGTGACGTTGTCACTATTGAATCAACACAAGTTCATGAGAATAATATAGTTACTCTGGATAAACAAAAGTTGGTAGCACGACCTTTCCGCTACCTTATGATGAATAAACCAGCGAATACTATTTGTTCAAATATCGATGAAGTATATCCCTCTTTATTTAATTATATAAAAGAGGGTAATAATACTGAATTACATGTTGCTGGACGTTTAGATGCCGACACAACAGGACTTGTACTCATAACTGATGATGGTCGTTGGTCTTACAATATAATTACCCCTAGTAAGAAGTGCGATAAAACATATAGAGTAGGTTTGCGAAAACCAATAGCAGAAGAGGCGATTATCACCTTTTCTGAAGGTATTAAGCTTCAAGGTGAAACACAACTAACACGGCCTGCGACCTTAAAAATAATTACACCTCAAGAAGTATTACTTACTATTACCGAAGGCAAGTTTCATCAAGTAAAGCGCATGTTTTCTGCTGTTGGCAATAAAGTTACTTTTCTACATAGAGAGAAGATCGGAAAGATCAGTTTGGATCTTTGTGAGGGGGAGTGGCGATATCTAACTTTAGATGAAGTTAACTCTTTTGATAAAAATAATACCAATTCCAATAATAAATAATCATCTAATTAAAAGAATTGGTATAAACATAAGTTTTATGGACAAGATCATTCGTTGAATGAAAGAGATGTTATTTTTTCCTAAAAGGCTGAGTGAGCATTTTATCTAATCGTTGCTCGTTTGTTTTTCGGAACAAGGCAATTCCAATTTTCATTTCTGGATGACCATCTCTAGGTTTTACTAGGTAAGTCTTTCCAATTCGATCCCAAACAGATAGAAAGAAACCATAATTATTATTCATTTCAGTAACATGGATAGAGTGATGAACACGATGTACATCTGGAGTTATAACTAGAGCACGTAAATACCGATCTAACCACTTAGGAATATAAAGGTTACTGTGATTAAACATCGCACTGACATTTAAAATGATCTCAAAAAGAATAACGGCTTCAACAGGGACCCCTAATACTCCAATGGTTGCAATCTTTATTAACATAGATAAGATCATTTCAATAGGATGAAAGCGAGTACCTGTTGTTACATCAATATCTTGATCGGAATGGTGCATTCGATGCAGTTTCCAAAGTAAAGGAACTTGGTGGAAAAGACGATGTTGGAAATAGATAATCCAGTCTAACAATAAGACTGAAAGGAGAATAGTCAGAAAGTAAGGAGTATTAAGATAATTAAATAATCCAATACTTTCTTGTTGTGTAATTAAGGCCGCATCAATGGCAAGCAGTGGTAGAGTAAGGCGTAAAATTACACTATTAAAGACAATTAAAGCCAGGTTATTTAACCATCGAAGAGATTTTTTTTGACTCAGTTTTTTTCGTGGCCAGGTGTATTCAGCTAAAGCAAAAATGATAAATGCAACGATAAAACAGCCTAAACGAAGGGAGTCATTGTATTCAATCCAGTTAATTTCCATTAGGAATTCTCTTATAGAACTTGTTATTACTTACACTGTAAGTAAAATGCGCTTCTTTTTCCATATAAATAGCTTGGTTATTACAAATGCGTATTCACAAAGTTCACCAATTACACAAAGAGAGATTAGCTCGTTCTACAAAACCCTTCAATGCGCGTGGGGCTAATGTAAACCGCTGTGAATTTTGCCAAGTCCATAAAGATTACTGTATTTGTGAGCATCAACCTGCAGTTAAGTCTAGTGCTGCTTTTTTGTTGATTATGTTTGATACAGAAGTTTTAAAACCAAGTAATACTGGAAAGCTAATCGCAGATTTAATCCCTGACACACATGCTTATTTGTGGTCTCGTACAGAGCCAAATCCAGATATGCTAGCTCTATTGCAGAATGAATCGTATCAGCCTTTTGTTATTTTCCCTGAAGAGCAAATTGAAAATAAATCTCTTGTAACAAATGAGATCGCTACGGAAGCAGGAAAGACACCTTTGTTTATTCTCCTTGATGGTAGTTGGAGGGAAGCGGGGCGCATGTATCGTAAAAGTACTTATCTTCATCAATTACCAGTATTGTCGTTTAACAGTGATCATCTTTCTAGTTATATCATGCGAAAAGCTTCTAAAGATCATCAGCTAGCTACAGCTGAAGTGGCAAGTTTGGTGCTTGATTTATTTGGTGAAAGAGAAAATGCGAAGCACCTTGAGTGCTGGTTTGAACTGTTTAGAGAGCATTATTTATACAGCAAACGCCCAGTAAAAGGGGTAGAGCGTGGAATGGGTTTAAAACGCTTGATGGAATTTCGTACAGAACTGAAAGTTAATAACCAAATCTAATGGAGTTTTGAGGTTCATTTCACACAAAAAACCAGTGAATATCGATTGGGTCACAGTCTGTATTTATAAAAATTAGGTAAGATAACACCATAAAAAATTTAGAATAGATTAGGATAAGGATACCTTATGTACTACGGTTTTGATGTGGGTGGCACAAAGATTGAATTTGGTGCGTTTAATGAAAACCTTGAGCGTATTGCTACTGAGCGAATTCCGACACAAACGGAAGATTACGCATTATTGGTTGATGATATTGCAGGCTTAATTGCAAAGTATGACGCTGAGTTTGGTGTTGAAGGCAAAGTTGGTTTAGGTATTCCAGGAATGGAGGATGCCGAAACAGGGGCACTATTAACAAGTAATGTTCCTGCTGCTAAAGGTCAGTTTTTACGTAAAGACTTAGAAGCAAAAATTGGTCGTTCAGTAAAAATTGATAATGATGCGAACTGTTTTGCATTATCAGAAGCGTGGGATGAAGAATTAAAAGATTCCCCTTCAGTAATGGGCCTAATCTTGGGTACAGGCTTTGGTGGTGGTTTAATTTTTGATGGTCAAGCATTCTCTGGTTACAGTCATGTAGCAGGGGAGTTAGGTCATTCACGCTTACCAATCGACGCATGGTTTCATTTAGGTGAGAACGCACCTTTACTAGGCTGTGGTTGTGGTAATAAAGGTTGTTTAGATAGCTATCTTTCTGGTCGTGGTTTTGAGCTACTTTATGCTCACTATTACGGTGAAGAGAAAAAAGCGATTGATATCATCAAAGCGAATGAAGCCGGTGATGAAAAAGCGGTAGAACATGTTGAACGCTTTATGGAATTATTAGCTATCTGTTTTGCTAACCTGTTTACTTGTTTTGATCCGCATGTAGTTGCACTGGGTGGTGGTTTATCTAACTTTGAATTGATTTATGAAGAGTTACCAAAACGTCTTCCAAAACATTTATTATCAGTAGCTCGCGTTCCTCGTATTATTAAAGCGAAACACGGTGATTCTGGCGGTGTTCGTGGCGCGGCATTCTTAAATATTAAAGAATAAACCGACGCACTACACGATAGAATAGAAAATGCAGATACAAAAAGAGCCTCATGTTGTTTGTTATTACTAACAGATAAACAGAGGCTCTTTTTTGATAGTGGCAATCAATTTAATAATTCGAAAAATAATTGCCCGTGTTTGATCCCCGTAAATTTAATTTCCATGCCTGAAACGTTTCTGCCAGTAAAATTATCAGGTGTCATATCTAAAAATAGGTTTGAGATATTTGCTTCAAGTTCACATGCTGAGAAGTCAAAGTAAAGCCCTTTAGATATACAACGTAATTGAACGGGCTTAGCTCCATAGGCTGCATCATCAATACGATATATCGTGCCAATTTCAGGAGCATTCTTTAAACCACCAAGAGCAGCTAGAGGTAAGGTTTCAGAAGCTAATGTAGTATGGGATAGTAATAAAGCAATGAGGAAAAACTTAACTTTCATATCATTTTACTCTTAATATTAAAATTTATTAAATAGTAACGATTTGAAAAATGAAGCGGGGGATTTATCGTATGACTCTAGAAGTAAATCACAAATAATAATAATCAGTAATCTATTATTAGATTACTGATTATTTTGTTGATATTAAGCACAACATTTTTTGTATTTTTTACCGCTACCACAAGAACATACATCGTTGCGGTTAGGTGTTTTTTCAAAGCGAGTTGTTTTAGGCTTGTTTAATACGCCTTCAAGCTCAAGAATATTTTCTTCTTTCTCAGCATTCACTTCGATGTTTGCGAATAAGTCATGCTCAGTAAGCTGCGCTTCAATTTCAACTTTACGATCTTCTGTTTGAACAACTAAAGTTAGTGGTGCTTCTTCAGTACCTAACTTAACGTCACGCTTAGTGTTAAAACCAGATTTAACGTGGTTTTGACGAGTTTCGATACGACCTTTGAAGAACATTTTAGACATCTTGGAGCCTTATAATTTTTGAACACAGTATTTTAAGCACTTTATACCATCAAAGTGCCTAGCAATAAACTAGAATACTAATTTATTTAAACTCTCGAACCCAGAGGAATAATTGTTACCTTCTGACCAATATCTACCGACTCGACTTCAGGTTGTACTTCAATTAGGCAGTTTGCTTCGCTCATTGAACGTAAGATACCCGATCCTTGCTTACC from the Aliivibrio wodanis genome contains:
- a CDS encoding putative exported protein; this translates as MKVKFFLIALLLSHTTLASETLPLAALGGLKNAPEIGTIYRIDDAAYGAKPVQLRCISKGLYFDFSACELEANISNLFLDMTPDNFTGRNVSGMEIKFTGIKHGQLFFELLN
- a CDS encoding membrane protein, with translation MEINWIEYNDSLRLGCFIVAFIIFALAEYTWPRKKLSQKKSLRWLNNLALIVFNSVILRLTLPLLAIDAALITQQESIGLFNYLNTPYFLTILLSVLLLDWIIYFQHRLFHQVPLLWKLHRMHHSDQDIDVTTGTRFHPIEMILSMLIKIATIGVLGVPVEAVILFEIILNVSAMFNHSNLYIPKWLDRYLRALVITPDVHRVHHSIHVTEMNNNYGFFLSVWDRIGKTYLVKPRDGHPEMKIGIALFRKTNEQRLDKMLTQPFRKK
- a CDS encoding putative ion transporter, with product MSSSASQQQNQQQPKRPLFTRFLDSVEYLGNLLPHPITLFAIFCVAILVSSGIAGYFELSVIDPRPEGAKGRAADGMIHVVSLFNAEGLQLIVTNLVKNFVGFAPLGTVLVAMLGVAIAEHSGMLSAAMRGMVMGASKRMVTVTVVFAGIISNTASELGYVVLIPLAAMLFHSLGRHPLAGLAAAFAGVSGGYSANLLIGTVDPLLSGITETAAQMIDPTYTVGPEANWYFMFVSTFFIAITGAFVTEKIVEPKLGKYNDEEASEDLSNDKMGKLTAIEKKGLKFAGVAVLVVSALLAWTIVPEDGVLRSATGTVAGSPFLKSIVAFIFVFFAVPGFVYGKITGSMKNDRDVINAMATSMSSMGMYIVLVFFAAQFVAFFKWTNFGQVIAVGGASFLQDIGLTGPMLFFAFILMCGFINLMIGSASAQWAVTAPIFVPMLMLVGYAPETIQAAYRIGDSTTNIITPMMSYFGLILAVATRYMKNLGIGTLIATMLPYSMVFMFGWSILFYLWVFVFGLPVGPGAATFYTP
- the rsuA gene encoding ribosomal small subunit pseudouridine synthase A, with translation MRLDKFVCKSTELTKDQVLERIHMGRVVVNSDVVTIESTQVHENNIVTLDKQKLVARPFRYLMMNKPANTICSNIDEVYPSLFNYIKEGNNTELHVAGRLDADTTGLVLITDDGRWSYNIITPSKKCDKTYRVGLRKPIAEEAIITFSEGIKLQGETQLTRPATLKIITPQEVLLTITEGKFHQVKRMFSAVGNKVTFLHREKIGKISLDLCEGEWRYLTLDEVNSFDKNNTNSNNK
- the nagK gene encoding N-acetyl-d-glucosamine kinase → MYYGFDVGGTKIEFGAFNENLERIATERIPTQTEDYALLVDDIAGLIAKYDAEFGVEGKVGLGIPGMEDAETGALLTSNVPAAKGQFLRKDLEAKIGRSVKIDNDANCFALSEAWDEELKDSPSVMGLILGTGFGGGLIFDGQAFSGYSHVAGELGHSRLPIDAWFHLGENAPLLGCGCGNKGCLDSYLSGRGFELLYAHYYGEEKKAIDIIKANEAGDEKAVEHVERFMELLAICFANLFTCFDPHVVALGGGLSNFELIYEELPKRLPKHLLSVARVPRIIKAKHGDSGGVRGAAFLNIKE
- a CDS encoding lipoprotein NlpC, which codes for MIQKIIFSSLILTLIGCSSTTPPIKQATTQQAVSSSQTIKIKELNLPQSDGYHDYFQEWKGVPYRYGGTNKKGVDCSAFTQDAFRTLHQQSLPRTTEHQLSLGVRINLDNAKKGDLIFFKTSTKVRHVGIYVGSRQFMHASTSKGVIISSLDNPYWKNTYWQIRRVL